cgtgtgtgtatgtatgcgtgtgtgtgtgtgtgtgtgtgtgtgtgtgtgtgtggattgcaCACGTACCCGCACCAGTCTGGAAACAGTGGCTAATGCGCGCACACATAAGGGCGCGCGTCCACACACGCGCacagtttctgttttcctccGCTTCTGTTGCATGATCTttgtcacacgcacacacacacacacacacacacacacacacacacacacacacacacacacacatacacacacgcatgcatgcattttaaaagtCTCTTGCAGTGATACCCACAGgccaacacatgcacacgcgcgcacacacacatacacacaccacatatcTTCTTTTCCGTTATTACCTGTGTAACGGTTCCTTACAGGCCTGCTTTCTttattaatctctctctctctctctctctctctaacacacacacacacacacacacacacacacacacacacacacagtgcttttTAACCACGAGGCCACAGAAGTCACATGTTctagatctttaaaaaaaaaatgtccacagaCAGAGATAATAATTAGGCTTCTGCTGATACAGCATCACACCATAACACTGTGCACACACTGaccgctgacacacacacacacacacacacacacacacacacacacacacaaacacaaacacaaacaaacaaactggacaACAGGCTCATAAATGGAAATGCAGCGCCCTCTACTGGATCTTGTGGGTAATGCcggtgtgctgccttcaggtgcccCTCGTAAACTCCCACGTCTGACATCAAAAGTCACATGACAGGTTTGTCTGGTCAGAGATAATGCATCCTTtaatttttagatttatttaaaCCTGTAACATCCACCGTACATGCTTATTTATTCTGATTATATTGGTAGGCTCAACAGTTTCTTAATATATCATTGCTGTCAATACATATCCTAGCACTCTGtagatactgtatatattatttGGATATATCCACTCCCTGTATATATCCATATCTGATATTTATTCCAGTACCTTTGCACTCTGCTTCATTTCACTATTGTCTTGGTAGTGGTTTGGttagtttgtttcctttttattctttcatagatatatatttacatttagatCTGCACATATCTGCACCGTGTTTGTATGTCTAACTCTGTGTAAGTACATGAGAGCTGCAGAAGTGACCcgagtcaaattccttgtatgtgcaTAAATGCCTGGCGAATGaaactgattctgattctgattaacaAAAGCCAGTGTCACAGAGTTCATCTAGAGCCaactaatcaataatcaatcacaAAGCAAAATCAGTTAATTTACTGATTGAAACCATCATTTAAACCTAAGAAACTGATGAATACAGCATGCACGAAAAGACAGAATGCAACAGGCAAACAGAACAAAGCACAAGAGACAGAATATGtcacaaaatgataaaaatgcaCAGCAAAATGGACGATGACATGAGAATCAAGTAAGGCGAtgagaaacaggaagtgagagtATGTTTACTGATTGCTCGATTAGattatcaaaaagaaaaacgtgATGGTGAGAAGATGTGTTATCATAAACGCGTATCGGCACATGGCTTTGTTTGCGACTCATTCTGAGAAGCTCCTCAGTGCACCCTGAGGTCAGTGATTTCTCTATGACAGGCCGTTGTTTCACATCTCGTCACTCCAAAGTCGTGAAATAACTCACGACACGTGCAGTGAGACCTTTGGCACCTCCCTGGTCGGCACCTGCAGACAGTCCTGCTGGTCAACTTTTTAGCAGAAGCCTGTAATTACTCAAGtatgtaataaaaatattaaatcaacATTTGGTGGTAAAGAATTATTTGTGTTGGAATTGTAATTCTCTGCTCTGCATCAGAGTTTTTAGTCACCTTGTCTGCTCTTTGGACAGGGTGACTTTGATTTTTATGCTGAAGACACAGTTTTATTCGTCTGTACTGTTCCATTAAACTGGCTACTCAGAAGCTGCAGCTTGACTTTACTAATGTTCAAAGGCACTCATTAGGTTTAAACTAATATTGTATGCTTATAAAACCcagattatgtttttttcttttttttttttttttgagggccAGAAACACAGCCTGCTGGTCATCTTTACATGAACAGGAGTTGTTTTCCAATGTCGTGCAGAGAAAGGGTGGTTGATGTGGATGCAATTTACTGACATGCCGCCTCTTCTGTCCTCGAGTTCTTGGCTGCTGTTTACAATTCAGATTCATTACTGGTCATAAATCTAATACTCATTACTGCATATTATGTGGAAATTTTGGCTGTTCTTCTCGCATAGTGGGAGGACACCGACATTGGTATCTCTATTGCCTCCATACATTTTTACACTGGAAAGCCCATTATTCCTGAGCAGCAGAATGACTTGAGCCTCCTGGATCGCAGGTTTGATTAGATTTGGGACAGGctgcttttacttttaatgCTCCAAGACCCTGGAATGAACTGAAGAGGACCTTTAAACTTGACATTTCTTCTACCTGAGGATTTCCAATGTCTACTTATGAATCTGGTTATATTTGATTGcatctgtttgattttttctcGCTGCTGAtcgtttattttattgttattggttTCAGCACCTTGAAAGTGAGGACTTGGCTTCAAAGCCGTCAGGGgtttaagattatttttggtgtttttgttttattagataggcagagaggagagagatgaaataCAAGGTAGAGAGAAGGGATGGCATGCAGCAGtgggtcagtcagtcaatcaatcggtcagtcaatcagtcagtcaaatgTTGCCTCCGCCTCCTAACTGCCCCACTTCTACCATCACAAATTCCCATTTCCCTGTGAGGACCTTCCCTCCTGTTTGGGTCGCTCACTTTGCAATCGCGACATTTCCGACGTCACTCGAAGGCAgcaatgctgtgtgtgtacacacagtcCAGAAGGATTATGGGTAAAGCATGGGGTGAGTTGCATAAGGTTGCCAGGGGAAGCAGCAATGGAGGTTGTTTCATCTCCGGCCCTCTGCAGAAATGCACAATGCAGCTGGTAACGCCGCTCTGATGCAGCGGATCAGCGGCCTCGCTGCATGCCGGGAGCTCGGCGGCCTGGCAGCCCGCTCGTACCGAGCCTGGCCCCGGGACAGGGGCTCAAACTCCGGGCTGCCCGCCGTGCAGTGGGCGGGGGTGCGTGTCTTCACCGGAGCAGCGGCGGCTCCGGGCCGGAGGCTGGGCAGGCTGCGGGGACGGAGGTTCGTGTTCGCCGGTCAGACGCACAGACTGTTCAGCACCGAGCCGAGCGGGGAGCCGGGAAGCTCCGCCGGGCACCGCGGCATCTCGGTGGTCGGTATCCCGGACCCGATCACATGGATCCGGTGTAAAGTCATCATGTACCTCATAGAGCTTTATTTTGAGTTAGGCATCACCTCGGTGGAGTTTGACAATGGAGTGAAGCAGGTAATCCACTGACAGGGCcgtgcatgaatgaatgaatgaatgaatgaatgaatgaatgaatgaacaagaGCTTAATAATCTAATTTTAGTCAATGCCAAGTCCTTTGAGCTCAACTCTGACAATACAAAAACGTCTTAACGATGACAGTAAAAGTGATGGTGATTATACAATACACTTATCATAACCTGCATCTAAAGGTAGTGTGCATACtttacagagggaaaaaaaaaaaaaacatcagcgaATATAATGAGAGAAATGTAAGACTTAGGAGAAACTacattaacagaaaaataagtaTGCTAATGAGGACACGAGATTAAAACAAGAGCTATTCCATAAAGGTGAGTTGAAGAAGTCATTTAAAAAGATGCAGTATTTAGAGAGCTCTCACAAGGTACAGTATGAGGCTTTGTTATGGTAAATTTACTTTTGTCAAGGGTCAAAGTTATTAAGGTCCTCAGAGCCTTTTAATCTCAAGacattttaatagttttaaaCCCATTTTGTGTTCTTTAGGCAGATCAAAATGTATAGATACATGCAAGAAAGGTCTAAAATCAAATATGAAGCCTATTTGATTTTCACCGTAGccagctgagccaccaggatgccAACCTAAACGTGTTTTGAGGACCTGCAGACGCCATTTTTAGTACGAGTGGATAAAAGTCACTTTACTGACCAGTCGCTCATCTGTCGCAGGCTTTGGTCCATGTTTCTAACAAGATGTCCAGGGGCAAGTTTGAGGAGCTGAGGGGGCTTGTCTCAAACGAGGTATCCAATCTCtctgtgtgacacacacacacacacacacacacacacacacacacacacacacacacacacacacacacacaccaggccagATGCCCTGGCCTGCAGATTGCATCCTCCAGATGTGAGAGGGCATGTTGTTTTGGCACGGGCCCCGGGGGAAATCACATCATCGTTTTGATATCCTCGGAGGTGAAAATGGAGATTGCGGTGCAGGGTTTGTCATTCCCACTGAAGTCATGACGACGTCTGTGGGATTAATCACACCATATTGTTCCACCCTAATTTTAATGTATGTACGTAAGATGCTGCTAAGTCTGGAGATGAATACCATGTAATATTATGCAGTGACTTAAAACCCAAGAAAAATTTCTCTaaggggacaataaagtatatcttatcttatagGGGATGCATTCAAAGCCACCCGTCCATTTTCCATACCTGCTTACTTCTTtgcacccacacaaacacacacacactcatacacaacagcaacataggatcgatgcagaaaaaaatgaattaacgCCCGTCAGTGTTCTCCTCTCTGACCTCCTCCGTCTTCGTTCCAGATGGTCAATTACGTGGAGAAGAAGTGCAAGTCTCTCACTGACGCTCAGCGACAGCAGCTCGCCATCTCGATGGACGATATTATATTTCTGCTTCCTGAGGACGTTTCTGTATTCTTCGATCAAAATGGTAAGTCTTGTGCTGTAAGTCTGCGTGCACACACAGGCGTGCACGGTGCACAAGGGCCGAGGCACAGATTTTAGTCTTTAACGTTGATGATCAGGTGTGTCAGAACTgtctttttgttgatttttacatgaagttttgtactttttcaCTGTATATGAAATTGTAAGTCAGGCAGTTGGATTCAGTGGAAAGTCGCTGATTTAGTTCCATGAGAAAAATGTATGTGGGGAAGTTAATGAGGCTGTAATCACACAGGATGTTTTGTtagaatatgtgtgtgtcatttttttcagttatttcccAAGGTCTGGTCATGTCAGGGGTTGCAGATCTCCTCCAAACTGTGCGGCTCTTGTTTTGGCCGTGACGCGTTTGGTGTACGCTGCGAGTCACAGCGTAAGCCGCAGCACTGCACGTGGCCTGAATGTCACCCTCCAGTCAGCTGAGCCGTTTTACAAGTCGAGCAAGTCAGTGGAAGCGCTCGGCAGCGGCCCCTGAGACGGGCGCAACGAGCCAGAGCTCTTAGATGAGACGATAAGGCGCTCTCTGTGAGGATGTCGATGTCGTGCAGCCACATCCTCTGTTTGAGAGCAGGCTGCTCGTCTGACGTCTTCAAGTGCGAGCAGAGAAGCTGCTAACTTTCTCTTGCCACTTGTTATATTCATCAATGCTACACCCTTTGTCATCTCCGGTTGCTGTGAAACTTTATATTGTGCAGATAGGAATAAGAATGACGTAACCCCCCCCTTGCATCCTCTGACATTGGTGTCTCTTCTGCACTTGGAgcaggagacagaaacagtCCTATCTGATcacaggctttaaaaaaaaaaaaaaaaaaaaaaaaaaaaaaaaaaaaaactctaaatctACTCAGTAACTACTGCCCAGATCCAAGGCACCAAACCCCCAGCTGCTCCTCTGGCCAgcaggaggaagctgttgcAGATACTGATAGGCCTAAAGAGAGACACTAATAACTGAGATTTTACCCAATGGTCACAGCTGATACTAAAAATCCCGAGGAACATGTTCAAAAATTCAAGCACACTGTATTGGCACAGAGAAGCCTGTAGTTTTGAAAtggaaagaggggaaaagagagattTTACATAGGGATGCACGTCATCAGTGTCAGCCGATATTGGCTTTAAAACGAAATATCGTATCAGCCTGAAATGGAAAATCTCTGCCGATGTGACCCGCTGATATGTGAAATATGTCAAGATTGCCCTGGTTGTTGCTGTTGCCAGGATTTTCTCACGGAGAGCATCATccaaacatgtttaaaaagaTGAATCTTacaattttgtttgaaagaaaatattttattttgcataacCTGAGTTGAAGTAATTTTCCTATTTTGTCCAGTGaatgtgaacattttgaaaagcattgttgtgttgtgtctgcatctgtcagtgggccttcacaataagagcaggcataataaacTGCTAATTCTACCACAGTAGAGACTAGATGTTCTCTGTAATTAGATGGGAAAAGATATgtacatatatcagtatttgaaGAGTTGAAAGTTATTGGTGTATCGGATATTGAcaaaaaatccagtattgtgcatccctaattttttatcattatttggTCCAGAGACCCCAAACTAACAGTCCAAGTCTCACAGTGTAGTGAAAGTAATGGATTAGATCAGcgtcatcataaatcatcaTACTTTAAAGTTTTACACTCAgcatcagtgtttttattttattatttatactttATTGAACATGTGAAAGACAGGGATAAACAAATAGAAGTATGACATGTAAACAATATGAGCAAACAAAAGCTAAATTGACCGATCGTCAACCGAATAATATAGTTCATGAATTATATTATTCGGAATGGAAAAGGGGTAGGAAGAAGCAAGAAGCTTTTCAAGTCCTATCCCTTCATACTGGCTGTGtgactcaaaaacaacaaatcattgTTCTCTGCACAAATCCAATCATCttgaaaaaaaggttaaaagaaaAAGTGTTGATATTGAAAAAGTGTTATCATGCATCCCTGGATTGCAGCTGCAGTGCACCAGAAACCTCCTCTGGTCACTCAGAGTTTATAAACCTCCAGTGGTGTTAACCGAGCTGCCTGCCGGTCTCCGTCTGCCTTCTGCTCCTTCCAGGGAGGAAGTTCTGCTTCGTCGTCATGAGGTTTTGGCTCCTGTCCACACTGGAAGGCCCCGACGACCCCGAGGGCTCAAAAATCTTCAAAGTCACCTCCGACGAAGACGGCGGCCCGCGGAGGAAAATAGTGACCGCCGTCTATGAGTAAGCAGCACACCTCATTCAGCTCGTCCTACGTGCACGTCACAGTCGCACCATTCATCCAGATGCACGGAGGATCGACATCCAGTCTTTTCCGTGCAGCGCGCGCCGCTTCTTTTTGCGCTGAAAGCATATTGTTGTCATTTGCTATGATTTGCTTGGTGCCAAAATCGCTATTTAgtctacttttttttccatttgctctGTGTTGAATCAGCCACATTTAGCAGAACACTGGCAAAGGCCCAGAATTACCTGCAGGCCCAGCGACGTATAGTATGTCTACATTCAAAAGGGTAGATACGAGAGCCaaagctattaaaaaaaaaaaacatattgcagcAAGTTGAATGTTCTGCAAATCCGTGTAGAAGTTATGGTTTACAACTTGTTTATACCTTAAAGGGGAATTTTGGCAAGACGCACCGGAGTGTCATGTGTGGGCGGGATGGAGGGGTTCATGTAAAATTTAATGCCTGGTTAGAAAAATGATGAATATAGTATATTCCACCGGGGTATTGTCACTATTGTGCCTCAAAAAAAGAGACTCATTAACAGACATGttgcagtaaaaataaaattaaaaaggtaaagcaaataataaaacGAGTAAGGGACTGATCATGAATGGCCTGATTAATCATTTTCTGTAAGACAGCAGTGCAATTTCCAAACTTCAAAAAGCATGGCTCGATGGCAAAGTTAAGAGCCCGATTTTGCATCTTTGCCGCATGAAGCTGTGACAGGAAGTGAGCATAATTTAGATTTTATTGTAATACTTTAAGGAACTTGCTGGGACTTTCAgcgtcacacacaaacaacctcGTCGACTTCTGGCATGCAGAAGAAGCGCTGACATGATttgctgcagagacagagagagaggaaataattGCATGTCCGATCCATGGGATAGTAAAAGCCTCTTTCCGTTTCCAATCAGTAATCCGGTT
The Myripristis murdjan chromosome 16, fMyrMur1.1, whole genome shotgun sequence DNA segment above includes these coding regions:
- the LOC115373506 gene encoding m-AAA protease-interacting protein 1, mitochondrial; the encoded protein is MHNAAGNAALMQRISGLAACRELGGLAARSYRAWPRDRGSNSGLPAVQWAGVRVFTGAAAAPGRRLGRLRGRRFVFAGQTHRLFSTEPSGEPGSSAGHRGISVVGIPDPITWIRCKVIMYLIELYFELGITSVEFDNGVKQALVHVSNKMSRGKFEELRGLVSNEMVNYVEKKCKSLTDAQRQQLAISMDDIIFLLPEDVSVFFDQNGRKFCFVVMRFWLLSTLEGPDDPEGSKIFKVTSDEDGGPRRKIVTAVYEFHRELTTGAPPDWTVTNVWHWHWKLAE